The proteins below come from a single Cannabis sativa cultivar Pink pepper isolate KNU-18-1 chromosome 3, ASM2916894v1, whole genome shotgun sequence genomic window:
- the LOC115711662 gene encoding uncharacterized protein LOC115711662 gives MFRDTSSCNTYNYGDALYWDARYIQEGGSFDWYQRYSALRPFVRNYFPTSSRVLMVGCGNAVMSEDMVKDGYEDIMNIDISSVAIEMMKRKHVNTPQLKYMQMDVRDMSVFPDESFDGVLDKGTLDSLMCGTDAPVSTSQMLGEVSRLLKPGGIYMLITYGDPRVRMPHLNKPVYNWKIMLYIIPRPGFKKRDGDSSSTRPSLEPIPTTENGLLPTDFILEDPDSHFIYICKKLDETELITNVL, from the exons ATGTTCAGAGACACATCGAGCTGTAATACTTACAACTATGGCGATGCTTTGTATTGGGATGCTCGTTATATCCAAGAAGGTGGGTCTTTTGATTGGTACCAACGTTACTCTGCTCTTCGACCATTTGTTCGAAACTATTTTCCAACCTCTTCTCGAGTTCTCATGGTTGGTTGTGGCAATGCTG TTATGTCCGAAGACATGGTTAAGGACGGGTACGAAGACATAATGAACATCGATATTTCATCGGTCGCCATTGAAATGATGAAAAGAAAACATGTGAATACTCCTCAGCTGAAAT ATATGCAAATGGATGTTAGGGATATGAGCGTCTTCCCCGACGAATCATTCGATGGTGTTCTTGATAAAG GAACTCTGGATTCTTTGATG TGTGGCACCGACGCGCCGGTCAGTACTTCCCAAATGCTAGGAGAAGTCAGTAG GCTTCTTAAACCAGGAGGTATTTATATGTTG ATAACTTATGGCGATCCTAGAGTACGGATGCCTCATTTGAACAAACCGGTATACAATTGGAAAATCATGTTATACATTATAC CTAGACCTGGATTCAAAAAGCGCGACGGTGATAGTTCATCAACACGGCCGAGTTTGGAACCTATTCCCACAACCGAAAATGGTTTACTCCCAACGGATTTCATCTTGGAAGATCCAGATTCTCACTTCATATACATATGTAAAAAATTGGATGAAACAGAGCTGATTACCAATGTCTTGTAG